A DNA window from Candidatus Protochlamydia naegleriophila contains the following coding sequences:
- a CDS encoding sensor histidine kinase translates to MQNPFTFFRNLSLRVHLILWFLLLVLLPLGWTTFVSYELSKKIILDQSTNHLRALSLRQAQLIETYFKEKERNAAYLAKDETLAEATEAFRQALMLGRFAPPYQTIEQEYRSLLAYKTETLGYRNMFLLTKDGEIVFSLFPSYLKVGMNLLSNSPPIPDLVEVINNTANFLEIQVSPLLYFQPTAPTTFISVPTLKDGKLEGVVLVQLDNLAIYRLIGNYNGLGNTGETILVGKDKKEIVSITPLRNLDDGIAVHEISSASSFGKFIQQVLEGQRLVDRVIDYRDKETLMVGRHFLPALNLGIITKMDTEELLAPINKLKYLFWILGMTTAAIVALVASNVAKEITHPLLILTKKTRLMAAGDLSQRIENPSKNEIGRLGESFNDMASQLNNMIQNLDTLVATRTQEVEMQNIQLEQTIDELQQTQNRLINQEKLASLGALTAGIAHEIKNPLNFINNFAELSLDIQTEIRKKLSQIQAQPSEEEKSELDELFERLELNMTKIFEHGKRADSIVRNMLQHSRGTPGEEDLTNLNSLLDEYVGLSYHGMRAQDISFNVKIEKFYDQTLPLIPLVPQEMSRVFLNLLNNAYYAVHQRKLLEPSSFIPIVRVSTENHHDHAVIKIWDNGMGMSEEVYSKLFTPFFTTKPTGEGTGLGLSLSYNIVQGHEGTLIANTVYGQFTELVITLPFGHKQRTSQKHH, encoded by the coding sequence ATGCAAAATCCATTCACTTTTTTTCGAAATTTAAGTCTAAGAGTGCATCTCATTTTATGGTTTCTACTCCTTGTATTGCTGCCTCTTGGCTGGACAACCTTTGTATCTTATGAATTGTCTAAAAAAATCATTTTAGATCAGTCAACCAATCACTTACGGGCTTTAAGTCTAAGGCAAGCTCAATTGATCGAGACCTATTTCAAGGAAAAAGAGCGCAACGCGGCCTACTTAGCCAAAGACGAAACATTGGCAGAGGCAACCGAAGCTTTTAGGCAAGCGTTGATGCTAGGAAGATTCGCACCCCCGTATCAAACGATCGAACAGGAATATCGCTCGCTTTTGGCCTATAAAACCGAAACTCTCGGTTATCGAAACATGTTTTTGTTAACAAAAGATGGTGAAATTGTTTTTTCTCTTTTTCCTTCCTACTTAAAAGTCGGAATGAATTTACTCAGCAATTCCCCTCCTATTCCCGATCTTGTAGAAGTCATCAACAATACTGCCAACTTCTTAGAGATCCAGGTCTCCCCTCTGCTCTATTTTCAGCCCACAGCTCCAACTACCTTCATTAGCGTACCGACACTAAAAGACGGCAAATTAGAAGGGGTTGTTTTGGTCCAACTCGACAATTTGGCTATTTATCGTTTGATAGGGAATTATAATGGCTTAGGAAATACTGGTGAAACGATTTTAGTTGGTAAAGATAAGAAAGAAATTGTCTCTATTACGCCTTTGCGCAATTTAGACGATGGAATCGCTGTACATGAAATTTCTTCAGCTAGCTCCTTTGGAAAGTTTATTCAACAAGTCTTGGAGGGCCAACGGCTAGTTGATAGAGTCATAGACTACCGAGACAAAGAAACCCTGATGGTTGGAAGGCATTTTCTGCCAGCCTTAAATTTGGGAATCATTACCAAGATGGATACAGAAGAGCTTTTAGCTCCTATTAATAAATTGAAATACCTTTTTTGGATCTTAGGCATGACGACCGCTGCAATTGTCGCACTGGTCGCCTCGAACGTTGCCAAAGAAATTACCCATCCTCTTTTAATTCTAACAAAAAAAACACGTCTCATGGCGGCTGGTGACCTCTCGCAACGCATTGAAAATCCATCAAAGAATGAAATTGGACGGCTAGGCGAGTCTTTTAACGACATGGCCTCTCAATTAAATAATATGATCCAAAACCTCGATACGCTTGTGGCAACCAGGACGCAAGAAGTCGAAATGCAAAATATCCAGCTTGAGCAAACAATAGACGAACTTCAACAAACACAAAACCGTTTGATCAATCAAGAAAAACTAGCCTCTCTTGGAGCCTTGACAGCCGGTATTGCGCATGAGATCAAAAACCCCTTAAACTTCATCAATAACTTTGCAGAGCTTTCATTAGATATACAAACAGAAATCCGCAAAAAACTTTCTCAAATCCAAGCACAGCCATCCGAGGAGGAAAAGAGCGAACTTGATGAGTTATTTGAAAGGCTTGAACTCAATATGACTAAAATTTTCGAACATGGAAAACGGGCTGACAGCATTGTACGTAATATGCTTCAACATTCGCGAGGGACGCCTGGCGAAGAGGATTTAACCAATTTAAATTCCCTGCTTGATGAATATGTTGGCTTATCTTATCACGGCATGCGAGCCCAAGATATATCTTTTAATGTCAAAATCGAGAAATTTTACGATCAAACGCTCCCTCTTATTCCGCTTGTCCCTCAAGAAATGAGCCGAGTCTTTCTTAATTTGCTCAATAATGCCTACTATGCCGTTCATCAAAGGAAGCTACTCGAGCCATCCTCTTTTATTCCAATCGTCCGCGTATCGACTGAAAATCACCACGACCACGCCGTAATAAAAATATGGGACAATGGGATGGGAATGTCTGAGGAAGTTTATTCAAAGCTCTTCACTCCCTTTTTTACAACCAAGCCAACAGGAGAAGGCACAGGCCTTGGGCTCTCCTTGAGTTATAATATTGTACAAGGTCACGAAGGAACCTTAATTGCCAATACGGTATATGGTCAATTTACAGAGCTAGTTATCACACTGCCATTTGGGCATAAACAGCGGACAAGCCAGAAACATCATTGA
- a CDS encoding urea ABC transporter substrate-binding protein: MRTLLAILFILLLIFQISLFVFDFYFFRPSSTPFKVGLVFSTTGFRAQAEKPALEAALMAIEEINQKGGIHERKIEPIIIDAQSDWEKAKPAIERLISKDHVDVFFGGWTKASRYTTKELFEKYNSLLINPFQFEGTLTSPNIIWVGATLNQQVLPTVAYILKNVGKRIYLVGSKDYILSHLISTMVKDQLSALEGEIVGETYIPIHEQEMDDLMLDIEAKKPDAILSSLISESNNAFYTNLVKAGVTALPPPVFSLSTDEIILQQAPEEIVGTYATWNYFQSIDTPRNHAFVKNFQTFSDLKAIDNATEATYLGVHLWAKAVAEAGTTNPRALSYILASMRIEAPEGTVIMDIEGRRAWKFVRIGQVQPNGQFRIVWQSKTPIRPVPFEIHRSQAEWDELTDYLYKEIIPPNASP, encoded by the coding sequence ATGAGAACACTCCTAGCCATTTTATTCATTTTGCTATTGATCTTCCAAATCAGCTTATTCGTCTTTGACTTCTATTTTTTCCGTCCTTCCTCTACTCCTTTCAAAGTTGGATTAGTCTTTTCTACTACCGGATTTCGTGCCCAAGCGGAAAAGCCGGCATTAGAAGCTGCCTTAATGGCTATTGAAGAGATCAATCAAAAAGGAGGAATTCATGAAAGAAAAATTGAGCCCATCATTATAGACGCCCAATCAGATTGGGAAAAAGCCAAACCGGCCATTGAACGGCTCATTTCAAAAGATCATGTCGATGTATTTTTTGGAGGATGGACAAAGGCCAGCCGCTACACAACTAAAGAGTTATTTGAAAAATATAACAGCTTGTTGATTAATCCTTTTCAATTTGAAGGCACCCTAACCTCTCCCAATATTATTTGGGTGGGAGCGACTCTTAACCAGCAAGTATTGCCAACAGTCGCATACATCCTAAAAAATGTAGGCAAGCGCATTTACTTAGTCGGTTCAAAAGATTACATTCTCTCGCACCTCATTAGTACGATGGTCAAAGATCAATTGAGCGCTCTAGAAGGTGAAATAGTAGGGGAGACATACATTCCAATCCACGAGCAGGAGATGGATGATCTCATGCTCGATATTGAAGCAAAGAAACCAGACGCCATTTTAAGCTCTTTAATAAGTGAAAGCAACAATGCTTTTTACACGAATTTGGTTAAGGCTGGAGTAACGGCATTACCTCCTCCCGTTTTTTCGCTGAGTACCGATGAGATTATATTGCAACAAGCCCCTGAAGAGATAGTTGGCACTTATGCTACTTGGAACTATTTTCAAAGCATTGATACGCCACGCAACCACGCATTTGTAAAAAATTTCCAGACTTTTTCTGATTTAAAAGCGATTGATAACGCGACCGAGGCGACTTATCTAGGCGTGCATTTATGGGCGAAAGCCGTGGCAGAAGCTGGAACGACCAATCCAAGAGCTTTGAGCTACATCCTTGCCAGCATGCGCATAGAAGCCCCAGAAGGAACTGTTATCATGGATATCGAAGGGAGAAGAGCATGGAAATTTGTCAGAATTGGGCAGGTCCAGCCCAATGGACAATTCAGGATTGTCTGGCAATCAAAGACTCCCATTCGCCCAGTACCTTTTGAAATTCATCGCTCGCAAGCCGAGTGGGATGAATTAACAGACTATTTATATAAAGAAATCATACCGCCCAATGCTTCTCCGTAA
- a CDS encoding beta-ketoacyl-ACP synthase III → MANRLTARITGLGSYLPERILTNQDLEKLVETTNEWIVSRTGMHERRLAAKDEFPSDMGAYAAQKALDSAGIGSDQIDMIIVATMSPDYVSPSTANLIQSKIGASKAAAMDIQAACTGFLYALSLAKAYLESKMYKYILVVAAEKMSAFIDYKDRATCVLFGDGAAAAVVAVEGEGLRIDTLCLGADGDLANLIFIPAGGSRNPASAETVAQGLHYFKMSGNEVFKHAVRRMSAAARDCLAQAGLEEANLSWLVPHQANKRIIDAIAKNFNIPDEKVYQTVHKYGNTSASSIAIALDELMREQEFNDGEHLLLTAFGGGLTWGASILTKVAR, encoded by the coding sequence ATGGCAAATCGTTTAACCGCGCGGATCACGGGGCTAGGATCTTATCTTCCCGAGCGTATCTTGACAAATCAAGATTTAGAAAAGCTAGTCGAGACGACTAATGAATGGATCGTTTCGCGGACCGGTATGCATGAGCGCCGTTTAGCTGCAAAGGATGAATTTCCGTCTGATATGGGAGCCTATGCGGCTCAAAAAGCGCTCGACTCAGCAGGAATAGGATCTGATCAAATTGATATGATTATTGTTGCGACGATGAGTCCTGACTATGTCTCTCCTAGTACAGCCAATCTCATTCAATCCAAGATCGGGGCGTCAAAAGCAGCGGCAATGGATATACAGGCGGCTTGTACCGGCTTTTTATACGCTCTTTCGCTGGCTAAGGCCTACCTTGAATCAAAAATGTACAAATACATCCTTGTTGTGGCAGCAGAAAAAATGTCGGCTTTTATCGATTATAAAGACCGTGCAACCTGTGTATTGTTTGGAGACGGGGCAGCAGCAGCAGTTGTGGCAGTCGAAGGAGAAGGGCTCCGCATTGATACACTCTGTTTGGGAGCCGATGGCGATTTAGCCAATTTGATTTTCATTCCAGCAGGCGGGTCCCGCAATCCAGCTTCGGCAGAGACTGTAGCACAAGGATTGCATTACTTTAAAATGAGTGGCAATGAAGTGTTTAAGCACGCCGTAAGGCGCATGAGCGCGGCAGCTCGTGATTGCCTTGCCCAGGCAGGACTTGAAGAGGCCAATCTGAGCTGGCTAGTTCCCCATCAAGCCAATAAGCGAATCATTGACGCCATAGCTAAAAACTTTAACATTCCCGATGAAAAAGTATACCAGACCGTTCACAAATATGGGAACACATCGGCATCCAGCATTGCGATTGCCTTGGATGAATTAATGCGCGAACAAGAATTTAATGATGGAGAACATCTGTTATTGACCGCTTTTGGTGGCGGTTTAACGTGGGGAGCCTCCATCCTGACAAAAGTGGCAAGATAA
- the fabD gene encoding ACP S-malonyltransferase translates to MEKKIHRIAFLFPGQGAQYPGMAQDFAQQFSAARLTFEEADDLLKRPLSTAVFNGSEEELTQTKNSQTGIFVASMAVLRVVRELYDLQPFACAGLSLGEYTALTAGEWLPFRHALPLVQHRGDFMHAACEQTKGTMAVVMGLDNEVVESMVHKINLPNDLWVANFNCPGQIVLSGTAKGIEAGSAAAKELGAKRVLPLQVSGAFHSGLMQPAEDRLAPFIEQAPFVQGCSQLIMNVPGDFVSELSQVKHNLIKQVTHSVRWEQGIRALEKQSVDLFIEFGPGKTLSGLNKRIGAKAPTLSIEKVEDLDLLKTIEKG, encoded by the coding sequence ATGGAAAAGAAAATTCACCGCATTGCTTTTTTATTTCCAGGACAAGGAGCGCAGTATCCTGGAATGGCTCAAGATTTTGCTCAACAGTTTTCTGCTGCTCGTTTGACTTTTGAAGAGGCTGACGATTTATTAAAACGTCCTCTTTCTACTGCTGTTTTTAATGGTTCTGAAGAAGAGCTGACGCAAACTAAGAATAGCCAGACAGGAATTTTTGTCGCGAGTATGGCTGTGCTGCGCGTTGTACGCGAGCTTTATGATTTGCAGCCTTTTGCTTGCGCAGGTTTGAGCCTTGGAGAATACACAGCTTTGACAGCTGGTGAATGGCTTCCTTTTCGTCATGCCTTGCCTCTGGTTCAGCATCGCGGGGATTTTATGCACGCCGCTTGCGAACAGACCAAAGGGACGATGGCTGTCGTCATGGGATTGGACAACGAAGTTGTAGAAAGCATGGTTCACAAGATCAATCTACCCAATGATTTATGGGTAGCCAATTTCAACTGTCCTGGACAAATTGTCCTTTCTGGAACAGCAAAAGGCATTGAAGCAGGCTCTGCGGCAGCAAAAGAACTTGGAGCAAAGAGGGTCCTTCCACTTCAGGTTTCAGGAGCTTTTCATAGTGGCCTGATGCAGCCGGCAGAGGATCGTTTGGCACCTTTCATCGAACAAGCGCCTTTTGTGCAAGGCTGCTCTCAACTTATCATGAATGTTCCTGGAGATTTTGTTTCTGAACTTTCTCAAGTCAAGCACAATTTGATTAAGCAAGTGACTCATTCTGTGCGCTGGGAGCAAGGCATTCGGGCTCTTGAAAAGCAGAGCGTCGATTTATTTATCGAATTTGGGCCAGGTAAAACGCTGTCGGGATTGAACAAACGCATCGGTGCAAAAGCCCCTACGCTATCAATTGAAAAAGTTGAAGATCTAGACCTATTAAAGACTATAGAGAAAGGATAA
- the fabG gene encoding 3-oxoacyl-ACP reductase FabG, giving the protein MKQLLKDQVAIITGGNAGIGKAIALKFAEEGAKVVIFGTNAEAGASAVAEIRSQTQTSDVHFAVVDVSQTGAVDEAMKKVVEQFGQIDILVNNAGITADQLLMKMSEQDWDRVLDINLKSCYNTCRAVVRGMMKAKKGRVINISSVVGLTGNAGQVNYAASKAGMIGFTKALAKELASRGILVNCIAPGFIRTKMTDLLSDAQKEAILKDIPLGHMGEVADIANMAWFLASPLSSYITGQVLTVDGGMVM; this is encoded by the coding sequence ATGAAACAGTTGCTAAAAGATCAGGTCGCCATCATTACCGGAGGAAATGCCGGAATTGGAAAAGCCATTGCGTTGAAATTTGCCGAAGAGGGAGCAAAAGTCGTTATATTTGGAACGAATGCAGAGGCTGGTGCTTCAGCGGTGGCAGAGATTCGAAGCCAAACGCAAACTTCCGATGTTCATTTTGCTGTAGTCGATGTCTCTCAAACTGGAGCGGTTGATGAGGCCATGAAAAAAGTCGTCGAGCAATTTGGTCAAATAGATATTCTGGTCAATAATGCTGGGATCACAGCTGATCAGCTTTTAATGAAAATGTCGGAGCAGGACTGGGATCGGGTGCTCGATATTAACTTGAAGTCCTGTTATAATACCTGCCGAGCTGTTGTGCGTGGGATGATGAAAGCTAAAAAGGGAAGAGTTATCAATATTAGCTCTGTTGTTGGATTAACCGGCAATGCAGGTCAAGTCAATTACGCGGCTTCAAAAGCAGGAATGATTGGTTTTACAAAAGCTTTAGCTAAAGAGCTCGCATCGCGAGGGATTTTGGTCAATTGCATTGCTCCCGGTTTTATTCGCACTAAGATGACCGACCTTTTATCAGATGCCCAAAAAGAGGCGATTTTAAAAGATATTCCGCTAGGTCATATGGGAGAGGTGGCCGACATAGCCAATATGGCATGGTTTTTAGCTAGCCCTCTTTCTAGCTATATCACTGGTCAAGTTTTGACTGTGGATGGCGGAATGGTGATGTAA
- the acpP gene encoding acyl carrier protein, with protein MSIEQEVIDIVVEQLGVDKDDVTTEKSFVEDLNADSLDLTELIMTFEERFGCEISQEDAEKLKTVRDVISYLENRKG; from the coding sequence ATGTCAATTGAACAAGAAGTAATTGATATTGTTGTAGAACAATTGGGAGTCGATAAAGACGATGTAACGACAGAAAAATCGTTTGTCGAAGATCTCAACGCAGATTCATTGGATTTGACAGAGCTCATCATGACTTTCGAAGAGCGTTTTGGATGCGAAATTTCTCAAGAAGATGCTGAGAAGCTCAAGACCGTTCGCGATGTCATCAGCTACCTTGAAAACCGCAAAGGTTAG
- a CDS encoding sodium/proline symporter, protein MNLFFIAAFLCYFAILLIIGLLAHKKQTSSADFIMGNRSLSFWLVALSAHASDMSAWLFMGLPMSVFLLGLSQVWIAFGLVAGMFLNWQFVAPKLRAMTEKYDCYTLSSFFEKRFQDRSGTIRSLSAVMLVLFLTHYLSAGMIGIGVLLESLFGLNYYVGLLLTVCVVVAYTLVGGFVAVAWTDLVQGMFLLLVILIVPALALFKMDGFAEVANFAAMKDIPLSILPSSDPLAWLSMLLLAFSWGVGYFGMPHVVTKFMSIKSPSELNKSKWLGMSWQLVVLSAAIMVGVIAVGFFPEGLSDPQMVFVEMVKSLFSPFLAGFILCAVLAASLSTMDSQILVCASVLSEDIYCRLAHHSLTPEKKLLSSRFGVVGVSIVAFMLSMNKSVTIMETVSYSWAGLGSAFGPLVLTSLYSKKANRYGAVSGIIVGGIVVMTWPHLNPMLMAYHIPAMIPGFLSGMGSIFLVSALTNRTVGDRESMPLVHEQVS, encoded by the coding sequence ATGAATCTATTTTTCATCGCTGCTTTCCTGTGCTACTTTGCCATTCTATTAATAATAGGGCTTCTTGCTCACAAAAAGCAAACCTCTTCTGCTGATTTCATCATGGGCAACCGTTCTTTGAGCTTTTGGCTGGTCGCTCTTTCGGCGCATGCAAGCGATATGAGTGCTTGGTTATTTATGGGCCTTCCAATGTCTGTTTTTTTGCTGGGATTATCTCAGGTCTGGATAGCCTTTGGACTGGTAGCTGGCATGTTCTTGAACTGGCAATTTGTTGCTCCTAAACTGCGTGCGATGACAGAAAAATACGACTGTTATACCCTTTCCTCTTTTTTTGAGAAGCGCTTTCAAGATCGTTCAGGAACGATCAGATCCCTAAGCGCTGTCATGCTCGTTCTATTTTTGACTCACTATTTATCTGCTGGAATGATTGGCATCGGGGTGCTGCTAGAGTCTCTTTTTGGCTTAAATTACTATGTGGGTTTGTTGCTGACGGTATGCGTTGTTGTTGCTTATACGCTCGTTGGCGGCTTTGTCGCTGTGGCTTGGACCGATCTTGTTCAAGGCATGTTTTTGTTATTAGTCATTTTAATTGTTCCAGCTTTAGCCTTGTTTAAAATGGATGGTTTTGCTGAAGTGGCAAATTTTGCAGCCATGAAAGATATTCCTTTGTCGATTTTACCAAGCAGCGATCCCTTAGCCTGGCTTTCGATGCTTTTATTGGCCTTTAGCTGGGGGGTAGGCTATTTTGGCATGCCGCATGTTGTAACTAAATTCATGAGTATTAAAAGCCCTTCTGAATTGAATAAATCTAAATGGCTTGGAATGAGTTGGCAGTTAGTTGTGTTGTCTGCGGCAATAATGGTGGGAGTTATCGCTGTTGGCTTTTTTCCAGAAGGTCTTTCAGACCCTCAGATGGTATTCGTTGAAATGGTCAAATCCCTTTTTTCCCCATTTTTAGCCGGATTCATTCTTTGCGCCGTTTTAGCAGCTAGCCTATCAACGATGGATTCGCAGATTTTGGTCTGTGCCTCGGTTTTGAGCGAGGACATCTATTGTAGGCTGGCTCATCATTCTTTAACGCCTGAAAAGAAATTGCTAAGTTCTCGCTTTGGGGTAGTAGGAGTTTCTATTGTGGCTTTCATGCTTTCTATGAATAAAAGCGTTACAATTATGGAAACGGTGAGCTATTCATGGGCAGGGCTTGGCAGTGCTTTTGGGCCTTTAGTGCTGACCTCTCTTTATTCAAAAAAGGCTAATCGCTACGGAGCGGTCTCAGGCATTATTGTTGGTGGGATTGTCGTTATGACATGGCCTCATCTTAATCCAATGCTTATGGCTTATCACATTCCAGCCATGATACCAGGCTTTTTATCTGGCATGGGCTCTATCTTTTTGGTATCTGCATTGACGAACAGGACTGTGGGGGATAGGGAGTCGATGCCCCTTGTACATGAGCAGGTTTCTTAA